Proteins encoded within one genomic window of Alphaproteobacteria bacterium HT1-32:
- a CDS encoding PAS domain S-box protein: MMKADGSGRLVLLMTLVIIFVLTGFVIIRLTIVNHQRLTELSQRAEIVAERIALSATPTIWSIFDKSVDRLYTEDVASAIIDSELLDPIISGVVVEGSFGHLFMGKVRTPSGDIEFYNRQNHAAYLKTVGVIVSHPIRQGTLTIGSVNVYATPLPFSQTLQETLLIEFIEIAVIVGVIVIGLLIVINRTLLIPARQMAIARQAFESLNDGLFVTDPDGRLIDANTAYRNKLSSFAANGSGPPIQILDPEIAGSLLQIWEGSRQHDGWQGETRVRDRNGKTVPVLVSTAPVRDDGARTGYTVTLIKDVTEQKASEEALQELLREASILNELAQQANAAKSEFLATMSHELRTPLNAIIGFTEMLSMPELKLTPEKTENYHATILHSARHLLSLINDILDLAKVDAGKVEVRTDNVDIGEFTTECIQFFRTTANAKQITLRVNPATGTIHTDSRLLKQILLNILSNAVKFSPGGSTVELTVRQAADGTVGIEVVDEGPGMTEEEIVRVMEPFVQLENSYTRTNEGTGLGIPLIARFAGLIGGSFKLLSTPGKGTRAIVSVPDRPVRNDAAA; this comes from the coding sequence ATGATGAAAGCTGACGGATCAGGCAGGCTTGTGCTGCTGATGACGCTTGTCATCATTTTCGTCCTTACGGGCTTTGTCATCATCCGCCTGACCATCGTCAACCATCAGCGGCTGACCGAACTCAGTCAACGCGCCGAGATCGTCGCCGAACGGATCGCGCTGTCTGCGACCCCCACCATCTGGTCGATCTTCGACAAGTCGGTCGACCGCCTCTATACCGAAGATGTCGCCTCTGCCATCATCGATTCCGAATTGCTGGATCCGATCATTTCCGGGGTTGTCGTCGAAGGGAGCTTCGGCCATCTGTTTATGGGCAAGGTCCGGACGCCATCTGGCGATATCGAATTCTATAATCGCCAGAATCATGCGGCCTATCTGAAAACCGTCGGCGTGATTGTCAGCCATCCCATCCGGCAGGGCACATTGACCATCGGTTCAGTGAATGTCTATGCCACCCCTCTCCCCTTCAGCCAGACCCTGCAGGAAACCCTGCTGATCGAGTTCATCGAAATCGCCGTCATCGTCGGCGTTATCGTCATCGGACTGCTGATTGTCATCAACCGGACCCTCCTGATCCCGGCCCGGCAGATGGCCATCGCCCGGCAGGCATTTGAATCGCTCAATGACGGGCTTTTCGTCACCGATCCGGATGGCCGGCTGATTGATGCCAATACCGCATATCGCAACAAGCTGTCCTCCTTCGCAGCCAACGGGTCCGGCCCGCCGATACAGATTCTCGATCCCGAAATCGCCGGCAGCCTGTTGCAGATCTGGGAAGGCAGCCGCCAGCATGACGGCTGGCAGGGCGAAACACGGGTCCGGGACAGGAATGGCAAGACAGTCCCGGTTCTGGTCAGCACCGCCCCGGTCCGCGATGACGGTGCCCGAACCGGCTATACGGTGACACTGATCAAGGATGTGACAGAACAGAAAGCCTCAGAGGAGGCGCTGCAGGAGCTGTTGCGGGAAGCCTCCATTCTGAACGAGCTTGCCCAGCAGGCCAATGCGGCGAAATCGGAATTTCTGGCAACCATGAGTCATGAATTACGGACGCCGCTGAACGCAATCATCGGCTTCACCGAGATGCTGTCCATGCCGGAACTGAAACTCACCCCGGAAAAGACCGAGAATTACCATGCCACGATCCTGCACAGCGCCCGCCATCTGCTGAGCCTGATCAACGACATCCTCGACCTGGCCAAGGTCGATGCCGGCAAGGTCGAAGTCCGCACCGACAATGTCGATATCGGTGAATTCACAACGGAATGCATTCAGTTCTTCCGGACCACCGCAAACGCGAAACAGATTACTCTCCGCGTCAATCCCGCCACTGGAACCATCCACACCGACAGCCGGCTGCTGAAACAGATTTTGCTCAATATTCTCTCCAATGCGGTCAAATTCAGCCCCGGCGGCAGTACCGTCGAACTCACCGTCCGCCAGGCCGCCGACGGAACGGTCGGGATCGAGGTTGTCGACGAAGGGCCCGGCATGACGGAAGAAGAAATCGTCAGGGTCATGGAGCCGTTCGTTCAGCTGGAAAACAGCTACACCCGCACCAATGAAGGTACCGGCCTCGGCATCCCTCTGATCGCCCGCTTCGCCGGCCTCATCGGCGGCAGCTTCAAACTGCTCTCCACCCCCGGCAAGGGGACACGGGCAATCGTCTCCGTTCCGGACAGACCAGTCCGGAACGACGCCGCCGCATAA